Proteins from one Deltaproteobacteria bacterium genomic window:
- a CDS encoding MTH1187 family thiamine-binding protein gives MLVEFSIMPIGKGESMGDSIASVLKVVDESGLPYKANSMGTVVEGGWDEVMGLIKKCHEEVLKTAPRATSTISIDIRPSKPDDRLVERLKSVERRLGREVKK, from the coding sequence ATGCTTGTTGAGTTCAGCATAATGCCGATAGGCAAGGGCGAGAGCATGGGAGACTCGATCGCGAGTGTTTTGAAGGTCGTGGACGAGAGCGGCCTTCCCTACAAGGCAAACTCAATGGGGACGGTCGTCGAGGGCGGCTGGGACGAGGTAATGGGGCTCATAAAGAAATGCCACGAGGAGGTGCTTAAGACCGCGCCGAGGGCCACGAGCACGATCAGCATCGACATAAGGCCCTCGAAGCCCGACGACCGCCTTGTCGAACGGCTGAAGAGCGTAGAAAGGCGTCTCGGCAGGGAGGTCAAGAAATAA
- a CDS encoding RNA 3'-terminal phosphate cyclase yields MIEIDGSYGEGGGQMVRSALTLASLTGLPFRVCNIRAGRESPGLKPQHLLSARAAANITGGVLKGAKPGSMTLEYLPGRLKPGRYSFDVGTAGSTGLIFQTVLPALLFAGGPSSVSIRGGTHVPWSPIPEYLEEVFLRAVRPMGLKVSSGMRRRGYYPAGGGSLEADISPVEKPLSPLLIKGRGRLKRIEVLSAVSNLPLSIAERQLKAALSVLHEFSSITEARALDAPSVGRGTSVFILAEFESVRAGFTSLGARGKRAEAVGREAAESFLHYMKRGGALDRHLSDQVVLFTALAGGTSFFTASEITRHLLTNIHVIGKFLPALFHVEGALGDEGSVRVEGVSFQKPENW; encoded by the coding sequence ATAATAGAGATAGACGGGAGCTACGGCGAGGGCGGGGGACAGATGGTCCGCTCCGCCCTGACCCTCGCTTCCCTTACAGGCCTCCCTTTCAGGGTCTGCAACATTCGGGCAGGGAGGGAATCGCCCGGGCTCAAGCCCCAGCACCTACTGAGCGCCAGGGCCGCCGCAAATATAACGGGCGGGGTGCTCAAGGGGGCAAAGCCGGGGTCTATGACTCTCGAATACCTGCCGGGCAGGCTTAAGCCCGGCAGGTATTCCTTTGACGTGGGCACGGCAGGGTCAACGGGACTCATTTTTCAGACCGTCCTTCCGGCGCTTCTTTTCGCGGGCGGCCCGTCGTCAGTTAGCATAAGAGGCGGCACGCACGTTCCCTGGAGCCCTATTCCTGAATACCTCGAAGAGGTCTTTCTCCGGGCCGTTCGGCCCATGGGGCTTAAGGTCTCGTCGGGGATGCGCAGGCGCGGATATTATCCGGCCGGAGGCGGCTCGCTCGAAGCGGATATCAGCCCGGTTGAAAAGCCCCTCTCTCCCTTATTGATAAAAGGACGCGGCAGACTCAAGAGGATTGAAGTCCTTTCCGCTGTATCTAACCTGCCGCTCTCGATAGCGGAAAGGCAGCTCAAGGCAGCCCTGTCCGTCCTTCATGAGTTCTCAAGCATTACAGAAGCCAGGGCATTGGATGCGCCTTCAGTGGGAAGGGGCACTTCCGTCTTCATCCTTGCTGAATTCGAGAGCGTAAGGGCAGGCTTCACCTCGCTCGGGGCCAGGGGCAAAAGGGCCGAGGCCGTGGGCAGGGAAGCGGCGGAAAGTTTCCTTCATTATATGAAGAGAGGAGGCGCGCTCGACAGGCACCTTTCGGACCAGGTGGTCCTCTTCACTGCGCTGGCAGGCGGCACGTCTTTTTTCACCGCCTCGGAGATAACGAGGCACCTTCTTACCAACATCCATGTCATAGGGAAGTTCCTGCCTGCACTTTTCCATGTGGAAGGAGCCCTCGGAGACGAGGGCTCGGTCAGGGTGGAAGGGGTGTCATTTCAAAAGCCTGAAAATTGGTGA
- the amrS gene encoding AmmeMemoRadiSam system radical SAM enzyme, translating to MEARLYRKVEGGRVVCGLCSFRCRIEDGRHGVCGVRENIGGVLYTRTWGRVVAENIDPIEKKPLYHFQPGSLSYSIATVGCNFRCLHCQNSEISQAPRERKLVTGEENSPEEIASEAYETGCSSISYTYTEPTIFFEFAEDAGVLAKGKGLKNIFVTNGYMTGECLGELEGLLDAANVDLKSFSDSTYRKVCGARLAPVLESIERMRELGIWVEVTTLVIPGMNDSEGELREIAKWIHRTDKRMPWHISAFHPAYKMTDVPRTPVETLERAREIGLEEGLRYVYTGNIPGHKGESTYCYNCGALLIERLGFRVKRNDIADSKCPKCGVVIDGVEL from the coding sequence AGGGAGGCCGCGTAGTCTGCGGCCTTTGTTCCTTCCGGTGCCGGATAGAAGACGGCAGGCACGGGGTATGCGGGGTGCGGGAGAATATCGGGGGCGTCCTTTACACACGAACATGGGGAAGGGTCGTTGCCGAGAACATCGACCCCATAGAAAAAAAGCCCCTGTATCACTTCCAGCCGGGGTCGCTCTCCTACTCGATAGCGACCGTGGGCTGCAATTTCAGGTGCCTTCATTGCCAGAATTCCGAGATATCCCAGGCGCCCAGGGAGAGAAAGCTTGTAACAGGCGAAGAGAACTCACCCGAGGAGATAGCCTCGGAGGCTTACGAGACGGGCTGTTCGAGCATTTCCTACACGTATACCGAGCCGACGATATTCTTCGAGTTCGCGGAGGACGCAGGCGTGCTGGCAAAGGGGAAGGGCCTTAAGAACATATTCGTGACCAACGGCTACATGACAGGCGAATGCCTCGGCGAGCTTGAGGGCCTGCTGGACGCGGCAAACGTGGACCTCAAGTCCTTCAGCGATTCGACTTACCGCAAGGTGTGCGGCGCAAGGCTCGCCCCGGTGCTGGAATCGATCGAACGGATGCGTGAGCTGGGGATCTGGGTGGAGGTGACGACGCTCGTAATACCCGGCATGAACGACAGCGAGGGCGAGTTGCGTGAAATCGCAAAATGGATCCACCGGACAGACAAGAGGATGCCCTGGCACATAAGCGCGTTCCATCCGGCATACAAGATGACAGACGTCCCGCGCACCCCTGTGGAAACGCTAGAAAGGGCAAGGGAAATAGGTCTTGAAGAGGGGCTCAGGTACGTCTATACCGGGAACATACCCGGCCACAAAGGCGAATCGACCTACTGCTACAATTGCGGCGCGCTCCTAATCGAGCGGCTGGGCTTCAGGGTCAAAAGAAACGATATAGCCGATTCGAAATGTCCGAAGTGCGGGGTCGTGATAGACGGGGTCGAGCTTTAG